From a single Azospirillum fermentarium genomic region:
- the cobU gene encoding bifunctional adenosylcobinamide kinase/adenosylcobinamide-phosphate guanylyltransferase: MSGHLTLVLGGARSGKSRYAEELVKAAPAPWIYLATAQAFDTEMAVRIRRHRADRGHGWTTVEEPLDLVGALMRHASPQASVLVDCLTLWVSNLMGAGRDVSMACAAFADTLERLPGNVVLVSNEVGQGIVPDNAMAREFRDHAGRLHQMVAERARRVVFVIAGLPMNLKG; the protein is encoded by the coding sequence ATGAGCGGGCATCTGACTCTGGTTCTGGGCGGCGCCCGTTCCGGCAAGAGCCGGTACGCCGAAGAACTGGTCAAGGCGGCGCCGGCCCCCTGGATCTATCTGGCCACGGCCCAGGCGTTCGACACGGAAATGGCCGTGCGGATCCGCCGCCACCGCGCCGACCGCGGCCACGGCTGGACCACGGTGGAGGAGCCGCTGGATCTGGTGGGGGCGCTGATGCGCCACGCCAGCCCGCAGGCATCCGTGCTGGTGGATTGCCTGACCTTGTGGGTTTCCAACCTGATGGGGGCGGGGCGTGACGTGTCGATGGCCTGCGCCGCCTTTGCCGACACGCTGGAGCGGCTGCCCGGCAACGTGGTGCTGGTGTCGAACGAGGTGGGGCAGGGCATCGTGCCCGACAACGCCATGGCCCGCGAATTCCGTGACCACGCCGGGCGGCTTCACCAGATGGTGGCCGAACGTGCCCGCCGGGTGGTGTTCGTGATCGCCGGCCTTCCCATGAACCTGAAGGGCTGA